The Nicotiana tomentosiformis chromosome 9, ASM39032v3, whole genome shotgun sequence genome contains the following window.
tagtccggacatgctccaaagtccaaaatcacctaacagagctaacagaacctaCATAACTCAATTCTGGATTCGTCTTCagacagttctgactacggtcaaaatcctaagacttaagcttccattttagggaccaagtgtccctaATCACTCTGAATTATCCGGTAACTCagttcaaccacgcacgcaagtcaatacacataatacgaagctgctcgggGCCATATGCCGCCgatcgggacttaaattctcaaaacgaccagctggatcattacatccttcccctcttaaacaaacgtccgtcctcgaacgtgcccaatATATACCCGCAGGTgaccccatgtcaccccaatccacataagactGACGACACCATCACATctataatttatcctttctatcaacaccgataagccttagagtcaaaattctcaccttccatttatcatcaaaagacccgattctataTCCATACcaagtatcagtctcaaccagttgcaacaactcatgcctacacccacaaggtatgaccactCAACATGACACGTCACACATAGGACCATGATAACATttttgatcacaatagctgcccgtaatcaaaaccaacaccgacaattagcctcatatctgtTAGAGAcccatttcaaacctccacaatgctgacaatgatgcaagaaacacgaagacctcataagtATACACccgatcaacaagtcacatctaacgtCACTGGGCACACACCCATaaactaaaactcaagaagcacataactaaaatggctgaatatgaaaagagaaacacataagagaaatatcaaaaaaGCCCAGCAGGCAAAAGTCTctaacagtaccatactacgaatcaatttaaaaggaaaaatcaaagtacatgaacaaatcataaggatctcatcctagtataacttccaccgcggcatgCAGCatggctcaaacatatcaaatcacatggaatcgcgagggtctcagcctcaactctgaatcacaagccgaatacacatcataccaaatgaaatcttccactaactcagttctgccaataaaatcacaacacttattGAACTCTCACTCTGATAgaatatcaaatcacaaatcataaccaattactcaggaatcacataaAACCTACAATATTGGACAACACGatttcacttctagtctcgtaacttttaTAATGAATCAAAACAATGATAGACACGgatatcactcatagaatctcccaacggggcaaacacataaacataatactaagtcatgaactcacccataggtgggacaacaaataggggaacctgattcaaaatatgaatggtgcccctctataacaaatcaaaagcataccggtgtgacatcatctggcgcagtggcCTACAACCTACTATATGAGACACATCAACAGGTCGGGCCTTCCCTTCGTGGCACTCTCTACTCTCCTGAATACTCTGatgtgacacacctgtccggagtctatgacaatctctcaccctacggctggtatctccacactcgaagcaacattctctgctgacgtggctgtgggaacttTGTGGTACGGGTACTCTAacacccatgagcacctgaaacactgtgcgaagcctgaagtgcaaactgaactggctgacccacaaaacctctaccatgtcgtaccctgcctccaaaataaggactagtagatctctccggtctatgaggcctcctcccctccctgtcctctctcctgatctcgcctATACTATCTCTCATGGCCCCTCCTATCATCTCTCTCCCAATCCCACATGCACTCTACACGgcaagcgatccctaccacctgctaaaatgaaacatctgactctaactcccaagacatgctgaaccgaatatcatgcctgagtccctcaatgaatctatggACACGCTCTCTATCTGTggagaccaaagcaggtgcatgcttggccaaatcactgaatctcacagCATACTCTGATACTGACATACTGCCCTTGTGCAGccgctcaaactctgcgcgccatgcatcccgaagggactgaggtacaaactctcccaagaacatctctgaaaactgaacccatgtaagtgaagcaaCATCGGCCAGGCTGCCTAACTCATATGCcctccaccactgataagccgctcccttaagctggaacgtagttaAAGCAACACCACtcatctcaacaatacccatagtacggagaatgcgatGGCACTCATCCAGAAAAtattgtgcactctctgaagccaaaccactgaatgtaggagggtcatatttcttgaaccttgcaagtctaagatgCTTTCCTTTAGATGTTGCTgtcctaaccacgggctgaattGGGACCACAGGTTGTAtcaccatgacacctggaaccttaCCAGCATGAACTCGCTGCTTtggggtgtgggcggcgggagtctgggttcctccctcggtctgtgaagtagttggtgcaaccgGAATAAACCTCGCCTGAGcgaatgtaccaaacatgctcaggaactgtgctaaggtctcctgaagtcagGGGTAACAGTAGGCGCCTCCGGTAGGTGCTCTATATGTGGCACGTGCTCCTCTTCGGCCTCTGTCTCTATCCCTAGTGACATCTGCTCCGGGGGCAACGTCATcagcaactgcagctcgtgtcctcactatctgtgagagaatggaatgataaaagttcaaacttcgagatcaatgaactcgcacgataggaatgaaggaagtgaaactgtcctaatataatagttctgtagcctctcgaagataagtacagacatctctgtactgatcagcaagactctactaaactcgcttatgaatcgtatcacctatgaacctagagctctaataccaacttgtcacggcccaattttccctccgtttgtcTATCATGATCGcatctagtcttagggactaggtaagcctaatattaattgaaacaacaacattatttaaataacatatgacaatttgaaatagaaatctcttaaaatttacaat
Protein-coding sequences here:
- the LOC138899357 gene encoding uncharacterized protein, whose product is MFGTFAQARFIPVAPTTSQTEGGTQTPAAHTPKQRVHAGKVPGVMVIQPVVPIQPVVRTATSKGKHLRLARFKKYDPPTFSGLASESAQYFLDECHRILRTMGIVEMSGVALTTFQLKGAAYQWWRAYELGSLADVASLTWVQFSEMFLGEFVPQSLRDAWRAEFERLHKGSMSVSEYAVRFSDLAKHAPALVSTDRERVHRFIEGLRHDIRFSMSWELESDVSF